The following is a genomic window from Azospirillaceae bacterium.
CCCGGATAGCTGGGCTTCAGGAATCGCCCAAGGCGCTCCCTTACACGCCTGGTTTGCCTGGATGGCACCACCGGCGATCAGACGCAACACCGTCATCTTGCTGACCTGTAGGCGTGTGGCCGCTTCCTCCAAGGTCAGTTCCCCTCGTTCAGCGATCTCGCCCTCCCTGTAGACGGCTATGCCATGGGCGCTGCGGAAGCTGCGCACCCGCGCTTCGGTCCAACTATTACCCTTGCCGGTACGTTTACCGGCCCGGTTCAGGATCGCGGCGATACCCCCGTCCGGCTGCTGCCGTGCCAGGGTCCGAATGAGGTCACCGGTGTCGGCGTCGGTTCGCCAACGGTGTTTGCCGGTTTGGTTCTTCGGCACGGTCAGACTGGTGTGATCGCCTCCCTGCCAGTGAATGGTGAGGTGGATCGTGTCGGCGGCGACCCTCGCGACAATCTCGATGATGACCGTGCGCAGGATACGCTTGCGCGTCTCCGCCGTCGCGCCAGCATGATGCCAGAGCGTATGGATGTCGGCGCCCAGCGCCATCAGGCGGGCACGGTCCTGGGCCTTGAAACTGGCCCGTGGGTTGGCGTCAAACGCCCCTATGCGTTCCTCCAGCCGGTGGACCTCTACCAGCCGGTCATTCCACCGACGCTCAAGCTCGGCCGCCACGAGACGGTTGCCGGGATCAACCGCATCATACTGGCGGCGTGCCAACTCGGCCTCATAGCGGGCCTGGGTCAAAGCGAGTTCCGTCTGTCGGCGCGCCTCGGACCCCTCGGCCTCGCGGGCTTCGATCGCCTGCAAGGCCGCCTCGATGCCCAATGGGGCCAGAAACCTGAGGACCTCTGTCGCAACGGCACCATCGACCCGCAAGCCGCCAAACGAGATGCAGCGTTCGCTTCCATGATTGATGTGTGCGCCACGGCAGTTGTAACGCACACAATAGCCGCCCGTGCCGCTGTAGGAGACGTGCAGTCGTCGACCACAGTGCCCGCAGCGCAGCAGCCCAGCCAACAGCGCGTCACCGCGGCGCACCGAACCGCGGGCCATAAGCCCTTTGCCGTTGGCGTTATCGGCGATCAGTGCCTGGTTCCTTCCGAACTCCGCCCACGAGATGTAGCCCTCGTGATGCTCGGGGATCAACACCTCCCATTCCGACTGGGCGCGACGGAAGCCGCGCACGACATGTTTGCGCCCATCCCGCACGCTGACCCGGCTGCCGGTCCGACCAAACACGTAGGCGCCGCCATAGACGGGATTGGTCAGCAGATGGTGGATGGTGTTGTAGACAGGCAGCTTCCACGCGATGCGGGGGCCGTCGGCGGTCTGTTCGACAGCCGGTAGCCTGATCTGCTCCTGACGAAGCCAGAGGTGGACCTGCCGGATACTCTGGAACTCGGCGAACTTGCGAAACACCAAGGCGAGCGCCTCGCGCACCCGTTGGTCCGGATTCAGGGCGATCCGGTCATGGCGGGTTTTGACGTAGCCGACCGCCACGGTCAAAAACAGCTCGCCCCGGCGGGCCTTCTGCCGCAGAGCTTCCAGCGATCGCTGGCGCAGGATGGAAAGCTCCATCTCGCTCATGGTGCCCTTCATGCCCAAGACGAGACGGTCGTTCGGAAGCCGCGCGTCGTAGACCCCGTCCTCGTCCGCCAGCAGGCAGTCAACGAGGCCGCAGAACTCCAACAGCGTGTGCCAGTCCCGGCCGTTGCGGGCGAGCCGCGACGCTTCGATCGCCAGGACAATGCCGACCCGCCCTTCGCAGATCGCCCCCAGCAGCCGCTCGAACCCGGGACGCGCGATGCCACCACCTGATCGCCCGAGGTCATCGTCAATCACCACCACATCCGTCCAACCGAGTTGGCGGGCACGATCCGCCAGTCCGTATTGGCGCCGTCGGCTCTCATGGTTGTGCAGGAGCTGGTCGGCACTGGATTGACGGACGTAGATGTAGGCGCGACGGGCCAGGTGGTCAGGGGTGATCTTGTTCATCGTTCCCCTCCAGCGTCACGGCCTCGCTCGCCAGGACTTCCAGCAAAAGTTGTTCCAGAAGCGGCAAGACTCGGCGCGCAACCTCCTGCGGAAGAGCTGCCAGTGGCCGGGTCGCCGTGAACAGATCCGTCTGCACCATCATTCCGCGATGCCTCATGCCGCCCTCCGTTGCGTCGTTCACACAGCAACGATAGGGCCGCGTCAGCGGTCAGACGCAGAGCCTGCAATACCTCCATGGGAAAGCGGGGAGCGTCACGGATGGCGGCGTCACGGGCTGCAGGGGCGGTCATCCATTCCGGCACATGGGTCAGCGTGCCGTCCGGTTGCTCGACCACCAGCATGACGCTACCGCCAAGGCAATGGCGCCGGATGATGCCTACGCGTTCACCGCATCGCGGATGAAACGGATAATGGATCGTCGCGTCCTGCCCCTGATATCGGGCAGTATGCCGCTGCCTCGACTGGCACCGGCAAGAGCCACCTGGCCATCGCCATCGCGCGTGCCTGCATCCGGGGCGGCAGGCGCGGCCGCTTCTTCAACGTCGTCGACCTGGTCAACAAGCTGGAGGCCGAGAGCCGCCTGGGGCGCCAGGGGCGGTTGGCCGATCACCTCAGCCGCCTGGACTTCATCATCCTGGACGAACTGGGCTACCTGCCGTTCCCCCAGGCGGGTGGCCAGCTCCTGTTCCACCTCATCAGCCGCCTCTATGAACAGACCTCGGTCATCGTCACCACCAACCTCGCCTTCGGCGAATGGCCGTCCGTCTTCGGCGACGCCAAGATGACCACCGCCCTGCTCGACCGCCTGACCCATCACTGCGAGATCGTCGAGACCGGCAACGAGAGCTGGCGCTTCAAGAACCGCGCCTGACCGCCCTCCCATCACCGCCCCCCGCCCCGGACCCCACCCCCGCGGGTTCCCCCGGTGGGCGCACAGGCACCTCCCGTCCCCTCCGCTCCGCGCATCGCCGGAGGCGCTGCGCTCCGGGGACAGGGCCCTCCTATGCGCTACCGGGACAACCCGATTGCCAGCACATCACTGGGGTCCCTATTGGGCGCCGATACGGGGTCCCGTTACGCTGCCGATTGACACTGGGGCGGCTTCGCTGCCCTCGACCTTGATGGCATTGGTGCCTTTGCGCAGGGAGGCCCGCAGCTCGAAATACCAGTCCTCCGCGATTTCCTTCGCGTGGGAGAGGCTTTCTTCCTTCGTGCTGCGCCGATGGTTTTTTCCGTTGAGGAATGCCGAGCACTGCCAATGGCGGCTTTCACCTCGTTGATAGAGGTGAACCTTGCCTTCAAGGATCGTGTGTTGCTCAGCCATGGTGCACCCCACTCACAACCGCCTTGGACGCGATTTTGTGTAAGTGATGTGTAAGTGTACCGTAGGTTGTTTTAGAAATCGTTAACGCCGTAAGACGCTGATTTTGTTCAGCTATTTTCAGCGTTTTGGTAGTGGCGAAAATATTTTGAGTCTGCCGCGTCTACCATTTCGCCACGGAGGCACCGGGCGCTTTCAGCGTGCGGGGGATCATAGCGATAGAAAGCCGGGGGTCAAGCGCCACATCGCACCCGGGAGTCACCGCGTTGACACGCACGCGGCCTCGGGGCGCGGTTGCGGGCGGGGGGCGCACCTGATAGACGGGTAGCGCCCGGCCCCGCCCTGTAAGCGGGGGCCCCGCTGTCGGAGACGCCCGTTGCTTAAAAGCCTTTATGACTGGACCCTGCGCCTTTCCGGGCACCGCCATGCCGTATGGGCCCTGGCCGCCGTCTCCTTCATCGAAAGCTCGGTCTTCCCCATTCCGCCGGACCTGCTGCTGATCCCGCTGGTGCTGGCGGATCGGCGCAAGGCCTTTTGGTACGCCACCGTCTGCACCGTCGCCTCGGTCCTGGGCGGCTTCCTGGGCTACGCCATCGGCTTCTACCTGTGGGACACCATCGGTCACCGCATCATCGAGGCCTATGGCCTGATCGATGCCTATAACGGTTTCAAGGCCGACTTCGACCGGTACGGGGCGGAGATCATCATCCTGAAAGGGATGACGCCCATCCCCTACAAGCTGGTGACCATCGCCAGCGGCGCCTTCAAGTTCGATCTTCTGACCTTCGCCGGTGCCTCGATCATTTCCCGCGCCCTGCGCTTCTTCCTTGTTGCCGCACTGCTCTGGAAATTCGGCGAGCCTATCCGCACATTCGTGGAGAAGCGCCTGACGCTGGTCACCACCCTGTTTTTGGTGTTGCTGGTCGGCGGCTTCATCCTGGTGAAATACGTGCACCTGCACTGACGCCATCCATCCGAAGGTCCCCACGCCCCGATGACCGCCGTCCCCAGCGCCCCCGTCACCCCGTCCGCCGCTCAGACCTTCCTGGCCCATTCGCGCCTGCCGCAGGCGGCACTGGCCCTGGCATCGGCCGGCGCGCTGGCCATGGCGCTGCTGTCGCAATATGTCGGCGGCCTGCACCCGTGCGAGTTCTGCATGTGGCAGCGCTGGGCCTATGTCGCGGCCCTGATCGCGCTGGTGCCCGCCATCGTGCTGCCCCGCTACCGCACCCTGGCCCTGGCGCTGGGCGGCCTGGCCTTCCTGGCGGGCGGACTGATCGCCGGTTTCCACACCGGGGTGGAACAGCATTGGTGGGAAGGCTTCACCACCTGCAGCAGTTCAGCGCCCAAACACCTGACGCTGGACCAGATGCGGGAGATGCTGATGGCCGCCCCCCTGGTGCGCTGCGACCAGGCGCAGTGGACCTGGCATGGCATCTCCATGGCCGGGTTCAACACCCCCGCCTCGCTGCTGCTGGCCCTGGTGGCGGTGCTGGCCATCCGTGCCCGTAAGGCTTGAGGACAGACCCATGACGCAGACCACCCCGCAAGCCGAACGCCTGGCCCGCCGCCCCCTGCCGGGCGATTTAGGCACGGAGGCGCAGTTGCGCCGCGTCATCCGCGTGGACCAGGCGGGCGAGTACGGGGCGGCCCGCATCTATGCCGGCCAGTTGTCGGTGCTGGGCAAAACCCCCATCGGCCCCACCATCCGCCACATGGAGGAGCAGGAGCAGGTGCACCTGGACACCTTCAACCAGCTGATGGTGGAACGCCGGGTGCGCCCGACGGCGCTGCAGCCATTGTGGAAGGTGCTGGGCTACGCCCTGGGGGCCGGCACCGCCCTGATGGGCGAGCGCGCGGCCATGGCCTGCACCGTGGCGGTGGAAGAGGTGATCGACGCCCACTACGCCGCCCAGGCCGAACGCCTGGGTCCCGGCGAGGCCGACCTGAAGGCCACCATCGAGAAATTCCGCGCGGAAGAAGTGGAACACCGCGACATCGGCATCGCCAACGAGGCCGAACTGACCACCGGCTATCCCGTGCTGTACACCCTCATCAAAGCCGGCACCCGCGCCGTCATCTGGGTGGCCGAGCGGATCTGAGGCCGGGCCCAAGCCACCCCCGCATCCGCCGGCCCCGGCACCGGCGGAGGAGTGCCACGACGACAAGGCCGCGACCGCGGCCGCCGGACCTTTCCCGGGAACGAAGTGGACTGGAAAGGGAGGATAGCCAAAGGCCCGGACGGGCCTGCCGGCGCCTGAGGAACTCAGAACGGATCCAGTTCCGTGTCCCAGTAGAGAAAATCCCGCCAGCTTTCGTGCAGGAAGTTGGGCGGGAAGGCGCGGCCGTTTTCCTGCAACTGGAAGACCGTGGGCTGAAACGGCGGGCTCAAGGGGATCATGCCGCAGACATGCGGCAACCGATTGCCCTTGGCGAGATTGCAGGCGGAGCAGGAGGTGACGACGTTGTCCCAGGTGGTGCGTCCGCCGCGGGAGCGTGGGATCACGTGGTCGAAGGTCAGTTCCTGGGTGGGGAAAGGCTCACCGCAATACTGACAACAGAAATGGTCGCGCAGGAAAACATTGAAGCGGGTGAAGGCCGGCCTTCGCGTCGCCGGTATGTATTCCTTCAGACTGATGACGCTAGGTATTCGGATTTCCGCCGTGGGTGACCGAACGACGCGGTCGTAAACGGAGATGATGTTCACCCTGTCCAGGAAGACCGCCTTGATGGTGTCTTGCCAGGACCACAGGGACAAGGGGAAGTAACTGAGCGGCCGGAAATCGGCGTTCAGCACCAAGGCCGGACAACTGTCTAGTGGTGGAGACAATACCACCCCCGCGCCGTTCCCGAGAACAGCCGAGGGCCGGACCCTCGGCCAGAAAGCACATTCCTCTTACCTGATTCCAGCCCCTCTCGGCAATCCTCCCTGGCGCGGGGGTATCGCGATTTCACGATAACGTCACACCCCTGGCCACAAGATATGGGGGCAGCATCCGGCACCGCCCCTTTTAATGGGGCCGTTCAGCGGTCGCTATTTCGCGACTCCAGGCCGTCCATGCTATCAGGGGGCATGGACCATGCCGTCACCCGTTTCGCCCCCAGCCCCACCGGCCTGCCCCATCTGGGCCACGCCTATTCCGCCCTGTTCGGCTGGCACGCGGCCCAAAGGGGAAACAGGGCGGCCGGCGGCACCTTCCTGCTGCGCTTCGAGGACATCGACCCCAACCGCTGCCGGCCGGAGTTCGAGGAGGCGTTCATCCGCGATCTCACCTGGCTGGGCCTGTCATGGCCGGAACCGGTCCGCCGCCAGTCGGAACACATGGCCGACTATCGCGCGGCATTGGACCGGCTGGCAGGTCTGGGTGTGATCTATCCCTGCTTCTGTTCGCGCAAGGACATCCAGGAGGAGATCGCGCGGGCCGGCGCGGCGCCACACGGGCCGGAGGGCCCCCTGTACCCCGGAACCTGCCGCCACATGGATGCGGGCCGGCGGGCGGAGATGCTGGCGGCCGGCACCCCGCACGCCTGGCGGCTGGACGCGGCGAAGGCGGCGGATGTTGCCGGCCCGCTGACCTGGACCGACCGCGCGGCCGGCACCATCACGGCGCAGCCCGGCATCCTGGGCGACGTGGTGCTGGCGCGCCGTGACGTCGCCACCAGTTATCACCTGGCGGTGACGGTGGACGACCATCTGCAGGGTGTGACGCTGGTGACCCGGGGTCGCGACCTGATGGAGGCGACGCACATCCATCGCCTGCTGCAGGCCTTGCTGGGCCTGTCCGTCCCCACCTGGCACCACCACCCGCTGCTGACCAATGAACGGGGGGAACGGCTGGCCAAACGCGACGGTGCGGCGGCCCTGGCAACCTTGCGTGAGGCGGGCGTGACCCCGGCTGAGGTCTGCGCCCGCCTGGGCCTGTTCCCACCCGTGATCAAGGCGCCGTGATCGACCTGCGAGTAACGCGTCCCGCGCAGGCCCCACTTCGATTTTTAGCGAATTTTTCGGCACCAAGACGGAAGAGGTCATGGTAAGAACGGCTTATGCCTGATGCCGATACCCTTGCCCAGTACCGCGACCTCGTCAAAGACACGACGATAGACAGCAACACGCTGCTGTCGACGGACTACTTCAATCACTTCAATGAAGTGATCATGCTGTTGTCCATGCTGGGCGACATGCCGGACATGCTGGACGAGATCCGGGCCTGGCAGCCCAAGACCTATACGCAGCATTTCGAGGGCAGCGGCCTGGGCTTCGCCGCCTTGGCCATCGAGGCGTACGACCATGTGCCCCCCCAGTTCCGGGAACCGTTCGACATGACGGTCATGGAGTTGGAAGCCACCATCGCCGAGGCGGTGGAAACCCTATCGGCCCAGACCGACTCGCCGGAAATGCTGGGTTTCCTGGCCACCGATTATTGGCAACGGCTGCAGAAGCTGGTGGATAGGGGCAGCGCCATCGTCCATGGCGCCACCGAGCATGCCACCCTGGACCAGAGCGCCATCGACGACATGTTTTAGGGTTCCCTCAAGCGCCGGGCGCCAGCATCCGCTGGCTTGGCTTCCTCGTTTTGCAGTCCACTTCGTTCCCCGCAAAACTCCGGCGGCCCCAGTTGGGGCCTACACCGGCATGAGTCAAATCTCATGCCGGTGATGGTCAGCGCATGTCAGGCCGAGAGCGCCACGGTTTTGGGCCGCACGCGCAAGCCATCCAGGCTCCACGCCCCCGGGCCCGCCACCCAGATGAATAGGAAGATGAAGCAGAACAGCACGGCGGCATCGCCGTTGTTGACCGCCGGGAAGAAGCCGTTGTGCAGGGCCAGGCCCACGCGGAAATGCACGGTCCAATAGGCGACCGCCATTTCCCCGCACAGCAGGAAGGCCACCGGCCGCGTGAACAGACCCAGCACCAGCGACAAGCCGCCGAAGGTTTCCAGGATGCCGGCCACACCGGGCATGCTGAACAGCACGAAGGGGCCGGGAAAGTGCCCCGCCGCCGGGAAATGGAACAGCTTTTCCAAGCCATGCTGCATGAAGACCAGGGCCGCCACGATGCGCAGGGCCGCCTGGGCCTGGGGCGTGAAACGCCCGATCCCGCCGTTGAAGATCATCATCACCGCCCCGCTTATTCCTTCGCCGAACCGGCGGGGACCGCCGTGGCCTTGTCGGCGGTGAAGCCGCCCTGCTGCCAGCCGCCCTGGCTGGCCTGGCGGCGCCAATCCGGATTCTCCCAATAGAATTCCAGGCGGTTGCCGTCGGGATCGAAGAAGTAGACGCTTTTGTGCCGGCCACCGTTGTGGCCCTCGACATTGTCGATCCTGGCGCCCTTTTCCTTCAGGCGCTCATGCAGGCCATCCAGGATTTCGGGGCCGCCCTCATATTCCATGGCCAGATGGTTGAAGCCGTGCCACTGCCGGTCATGCTCCGCCGTGCCGCCAACCTCGAACAGGCCGATGTCGTGGTGGCGTCCGCCGAAGGAGAGGAAGGCCATGCGCCGGTCGTCGAACTTCAGCACCAGCTGCATGCCGACCACCTCGGTATAAAAGCGCACGGCCTTGTCCAGGTCTTCCACGTTGAAGACAAGGTGGTTGATGGACATTTTCGGCTGATCCATGGGTCCCGCTCCCGGTCATGCGCTGGCGGCGCTTGTTGTTGTTCCGCCCCGGCCCCAAGGCCGGAGATCGGCACAACACCTTAGCGCCCGGGCGCCAAGGCGCTCCATCCCGTGCCGCCTGAACTTAAGTTTGCGGGAAAATCACCAATGATCGCGCAGGGTTTCAGGCGCCGGCGCGCAGGCCCGTGACCAGATCCATGTAGTCGGGCTCCGCATCCGGCATCAGCTGGCCGTGGCGGATGAGGAAGTCGATGATCACCAGGTTGACGTTGAACTTCCAATCGTCGCTGTCGCGCACGCTGGCGGCCACGCGGTCCAGGGGCCACAGTTCGAACGCCTCGACCTCGCCATCGGTGTTGCGCGGGATGATGTCGCGGCTGAGCGCCAGGTCATAGCAGAACAGGGTATCGCGGCGCAGGCCGGCGGTGGTGTCGAAGACATAGGTGATGGCGCCCACCGGCACCGCGCGCCGGACCAGGCTGGGGTCCAGCCCCGCCTCCTCATGCGCCTCCTTCACCAGGTTTTCCGCCAGGCTGAGGCCGGCAGGCTGGCCGCCCGCCACGATGTTGTCCAGCTTGCCGGGGGCCACACCCCGGTCGCGAGCGCGCCGGCCCACCCACATCTCGACCTGGCCGCCGGTTCCGGGGACATAGCCGTTCACATGCAGGCCGAAACCGCGCACGCCGAAGCCCGGCACCGCCGCGCGATCGACGCGCAGCAGTTCCGGCTGGCCCCATTGGCCGACGACGGGGAAATCCTCCCCCCGCAAGGGCGGCACCAGGCCGTCATCCGCCAGGACGGCCACCACCGCAGCCATGGCGCGGGTGCGGGCCTCGGGCCCCGGCGCCACCAGGTCCAGCGTCGGCGTCGGGTGTCCCGGGACCAGGCGGAAGGCGGCGTTCAGGCCGGCGACGCGGTCGGCGAAGCCGGGACGCACCCATCCCAGCGCATGGCCATCGACCGCGAAGGGCCAGAAGGCGGAGGGGTCGTAGGCATTGCACGCCTGGATGTGCCGCAGGTAAGTCATGAACCTTCTCTTATCCATCGCGCCGTGGCGCGCCCTGGGCGCAGTCCCGGGCGGCCCGATCCAGTGGTACGCGCGGCCGGGCCCAATTCCTACAACCATCGTCCAAGCTGGCGCCGACCACCAGCCGTGGGCAAAGGTGCCGCGGCGCGTTATAGTCCCTGTCCATGGGCAACTTCCTGTTCTTCTGCCTGGGCGCCACCGTGGTGGCCGTGCTGGGTGTACTGATCCTGGGCCTGCTGACGATGGCGCGGGGCGGGGACGCCGCCGCCCGCCTGGGCAACCGGCTGATGTGGTGGCGCATCCGCCTGCAAATCCTGGCCGTGGTGCTGTTCATCCTGACGGCCCTGGCGCTCAACCACCATGCCTGAAGCCCCGACATCGAAGGAAACGCCATGGTCACGCTGACCCGCATCTACACAAGGGGCGGCGACAAGGGGCAGACCTCGCTGGGCGACGGCAGCCGCGTGGCCAAGGGCGACCTGCGGGTGGAGGCCTACGGCACGGTGGATGAGGCCAACGCCGCCATCGGCCTGGCGCGCCTGCACACCCGGGGAACGCCGGCGGACGCCTATCTGGCCCGCATCCAGAACGACCTGTTCGATCTGGGTGCCGATCTGTGCACGCCGGAGCAGGAAACCCCCAAATACCCGCCGCTGCGCATCGTGGACGCCCAGGTGACGCGGCTGGAACAGGAGATCGACGCGGTGAACGCCGATCTGGCGCCGCTGTCGTCCTTCGTCCTGCCGGGTGGGACGCCGGCCGCCGCCTTCCTGCACCAGGCCCGCACCATCACCCGCCGCGCCGAACGCCTGGTCGCGGCCCTGGCGGAGCGGGAAACGGTGACCCCGGCGGCCTTCAAGTACCTGAACCGGCTTTCAGATTTCCTGTTCGTGCTGTCGCGCCATGTGAATGACAGGGGGGCCGGCGACGTCCTGTGGGTCCCGGGGGCCAACCGATGACGCCGGCGGGATCTCGCCTGGCGGTCATCCGTCGCCTGGCGATGAAGCCCTTGATTTCATGGCATATATTGCAGTGCAAAATTCATGTTGCGGGGCAGCGTTGACAGCCCCGTGGGACAATCCTATTTTTGCCGACCACGTCCGGCGGCTCGATCCGCCGGGCTGGATAATAACCAGAACCCGCCAGATCGAGGGTGGAGCGTCACACCGGGCGGGCGCCCTCCAAGAAGTGCCAAAGGATCGCTAGGATGAAGATACTGGTCGCGGTCAAGCGGGTCGTTGACTACAACGTGAAGGTCCGTGTGAAGTCGGACGGCACGGGTGTTGAGACGGCCAACGTCAAGATGTCGATGAACCCGTTCGACGAGATCGCGGTTGAGGAGGCGGTCCGCCTGAAAGAGGCGGGCAAGGCCACCGAGATCGTGGTGGTGAGCGTGGGCCCGACACAGGCGCAGGAGACCTTGCGCACGGCGTTGGCCATGGGTGCGGATCGCGCCATCCTGGTGCAGACCGATGCCGAGACGCAGCCGCTGGGTGTCGCCAAGGCGCTGAAGGCGCTGGCGGAGAAGGAACAGCCGGGCCTGGTGATCCTGGGCAAGCAGGCGATCGACGACGACGCCAACCAGACCGGCCAGATGCTGGCGGCCCTTTTGGGCTGGGCCCAGGGCACCTTCGCCAGCAAGGTGGTGCCGGCTGAAGGCACCGTGGCCGTGACCCGCGAGATCGACGGCGGCCTGGAGACGGTGGAGCTGAAGCTGCCGGCGGTGGTGACCACCGACCTGCGCCTGAATGAGCCGCGCTACGCCTCCCTGCCCAACATCATGAAGGCGAAGAAGAAGCCGCTTGAGGTGGTGGACGCGGGTTCCCTGGGTGTGGACCTGGCCCCCCGCCTGAAGACGCTGAAGGTGGTTGAGCCGCCCAAGCGTGCCGGTGGGGTGAAGGTGGGTTCCGTTGCGGAACTGGTGGCCAAGCTGAAGACCGAAGCGCGGGTGATCTGACCATGACCATTCTTGTTATCGCGGAGCCGTCGACGGACGGCGTGAAGGCCCCGACGCTGACCACCCTGGGGGCGGCGGCCAAGATCGGCGGCGACGTGCATGTGCTGGTGCTGGGCAAGGACGGTGCTGCCACGGCCCAGGTGGCCGGTGTTGCCAAGGTGCTGGTGGCCGATGGGGCGGAATACGCCCACGGCCTGGCGGAGAACGTGGCCCCGCTGGTGGTCAGCCTGACCCAGGCCGGCGGCTACGGCCACGTGCTGGCGCCCTCCACCACCTTCGGCAAGAACGTGGCACCGCGCGTGGCCGCATTGCTGGACGTGGCGCAGATCAGCGACATCATCGGCGTTGAGGGTCCCGACACCTTCAACCGGCCGATCTACGCCGGCAACGCCATCGCCACGGTGCAGTCCATCGACCCCGTGAAGGTGGCCACCGTGCGCGGCACGGCGTTCGAGCCGGTGGCGGCCACGGGCGGCAGTGCATCGGTGGAGGCCGCCAGCGGGACCGGTGATGCCGGCCTGTCCAAGTTCGTCAGCCAGGAAGTGTCGAAGTCGGAGCGGCCGGAGCTGACCTCGGCCCGGGTGATCGTCTCCGGCGGTCGCGGCATGCAGTCGGGCGACAACTTCCCCCTGCTGGAAGCCCTGGCCGACAAGCTGGGCGCGGCGGTGGGGGCATCCCGTGCGGCGGTGGATGCGGGTTTCGTGCCCAACGACTACCAGGTCGGCCAGACCGGCAAGATCGTGGCGCCGGAACTGTACATCGCGGTCGGCATCTCGGGCGCCATCCAGCACCTGGCCGGCATGAAGGACAGCAAGGTCATCGTCGCCATCAACAAAGATGAAGAGGCGCCGATCTTCCAGATCGCCGACTACGGCCTGGTCGCCGACCTGTTCAAGGCCGTGCCGGAACTGACTGAAGAACTGGGCAAGGCGGGCTAACAAAGCCCGTTTAACACCCTATTCTACCTTAACTACGGGGCCCTTCGACGGTCGAAGGGCCCCCGCCAGGGTGGCCTTGCAAGGACAGACGCCATGATACGCACGATCGGCATCATCGGTTCCGGGCAGATGGGCACGGGCATCGCCCATGTGACATCGCTGTCGGGCCACACGGTCCGGCTGATGGATACCAGCCCGGAGTCGCTTTCCCGGGCCATGCAGACGGCC
Proteins encoded in this region:
- a CDS encoding recombinase family protein, with protein sequence MNKITPDHLARRAYIYVRQSSADQLLHNHESRRRQYGLADRARQLGWTDVVVIDDDLGRSGGGIARPGFERLLGAICEGRVGIVLAIEASRLARNGRDWHTLLEFCGLVDCLLADEDGVYDARLPNDRLVLGMKGTMSEMELSILRQRSLEALRQKARRGELFLTVAVGYVKTRHDRIALNPDQRVREALALVFRKFAEFQSIRQVHLWLRQEQIRLPAVEQTADGPRIAWKLPVYNTIHHLLTNPVYGGAYVFGRTGSRVSVRDGRKHVVRGFRRAQSEWEVLIPEHHEGYISWAEFGRNQALIADNANGKGLMARGSVRRGDALLAGLLRCGHCGRRLHVSYSGTGGYCVRYNCRGAHINHGSERCISFGGLRVDGAVATEVLRFLAPLGIEAALQAIEAREAEGSEARRQTELALTQARYEAELARRQYDAVDPGNRLVAAELERRWNDRLVEVHRLEERIGAFDANPRASFKAQDRARLMALGADIHTLWHHAGATAETRKRILRTVIIEIVARVAADTIHLTIHWQGGDHTSLTVPKNQTGKHRWRTDADTGDLIRTLARQQPDGGIAAILNRAGKRTGKGNSWTEARVRSFRSAHGIAVYREGEIAERGELTLEEAATRLQVSKMTVLRLIAGGAIQANQACKGAPWAIPEAQLSGLNPAYRPVTKNPDQKTFDFQ
- a CDS encoding DedA family protein, whose protein sequence is MLKSLYDWTLRLSGHRHAVWALAAVSFIESSVFPIPPDLLLIPLVLADRRKAFWYATVCTVASVLGGFLGYAIGFYLWDTIGHRIIEAYGLIDAYNGFKADFDRYGAEIIILKGMTPIPYKLVTIASGAFKFDLLTFAGASIISRALRFFLVAALLWKFGEPIRTFVEKRLTLVTTLFLVLLVGGFILVKYVHLH
- a CDS encoding disulfide bond formation protein B; the encoded protein is MTAVPSAPVTPSAAQTFLAHSRLPQAALALASAGALAMALLSQYVGGLHPCEFCMWQRWAYVAALIALVPAIVLPRYRTLALALGGLAFLAGGLIAGFHTGVEQHWWEGFTTCSSSAPKHLTLDQMREMLMAAPLVRCDQAQWTWHGISMAGFNTPASLLLALVAVLAIRARKA
- a CDS encoding demethoxyubiquinone hydroxylase family protein, whose product is MTQTTPQAERLARRPLPGDLGTEAQLRRVIRVDQAGEYGAARIYAGQLSVLGKTPIGPTIRHMEEQEQVHLDTFNQLMVERRVRPTALQPLWKVLGYALGAGTALMGERAAMACTVAVEEVIDAHYAAQAERLGPGEADLKATIEKFRAEEVEHRDIGIANEAELTTGYPVLYTLIKAGTRAVIWVAERI
- a CDS encoding HNH endonuclease; translation: MSPPLDSCPALVLNADFRPLSYFPLSLWSWQDTIKAVFLDRVNIISVYDRVVRSPTAEIRIPSVISLKEYIPATRRPAFTRFNVFLRDHFCCQYCGEPFPTQELTFDHVIPRSRGGRTTWDNVVTSCSACNLAKGNRLPHVCGMIPLSPPFQPTVFQLQENGRAFPPNFLHESWRDFLYWDTELDPF
- the gluQRS gene encoding tRNA glutamyl-Q(34) synthetase GluQRS produces the protein MDHAVTRFAPSPTGLPHLGHAYSALFGWHAAQRGNRAAGGTFLLRFEDIDPNRCRPEFEEAFIRDLTWLGLSWPEPVRRQSEHMADYRAALDRLAGLGVIYPCFCSRKDIQEEIARAGAAPHGPEGPLYPGTCRHMDAGRRAEMLAAGTPHAWRLDAAKAADVAGPLTWTDRAAGTITAQPGILGDVVLARRDVATSYHLAVTVDDHLQGVTLVTRGRDLMEATHIHRLLQALLGLSVPTWHHHPLLTNERGERLAKRDGAAALATLREAGVTPAEVCARLGLFPPVIKAP
- a CDS encoding DoxX family protein, encoding MMIFNGGIGRFTPQAQAALRIVAALVFMQHGLEKLFHFPAAGHFPGPFVLFSMPGVAGILETFGGLSLVLGLFTRPVAFLLCGEMAVAYWTVHFRVGLALHNGFFPAVNNGDAAVLFCFIFLFIWVAGPGAWSLDGLRVRPKTVALSA
- a CDS encoding VOC family protein, with product MDQPKMSINHLVFNVEDLDKAVRFYTEVVGMQLVLKFDDRRMAFLSFGGRHHDIGLFEVGGTAEHDRQWHGFNHLAMEYEGGPEILDGLHERLKEKGARIDNVEGHNGGRHKSVYFFDPDGNRLEFYWENPDWRRQASQGGWQQGGFTADKATAVPAGSAKE
- a CDS encoding DUF4743 domain-containing protein — protein: MTYLRHIQACNAYDPSAFWPFAVDGHALGWVRPGFADRVAGLNAAFRLVPGHPTPTLDLVAPGPEARTRAMAAVVAVLADDGLVPPLRGEDFPVVGQWGQPELLRVDRAAVPGFGVRGFGLHVNGYVPGTGGQVEMWVGRRARDRGVAPGKLDNIVAGGQPAGLSLAENLVKEAHEEAGLDPSLVRRAVPVGAITYVFDTTAGLRRDTLFCYDLALSRDIIPRNTDGEVEAFELWPLDRVAASVRDSDDWKFNVNLVIIDFLIRHGQLMPDAEPDYMDLVTGLRAGA
- a CDS encoding HIG1 domain-containing protein: MGNFLFFCLGATVVAVLGVLILGLLTMARGGDAAARLGNRLMWWRIRLQILAVVLFILTALALNHHA